A window of the Rhodoferax sp. GW822-FHT02A01 genome harbors these coding sequences:
- the rpsG gene encoding 30S ribosomal protein S7, which produces MPRRREVPKREILPDPKFGNVELSKFMNVIMEGGKKAVAERIIYGALELIEKKHPDKDPVEAFSVAINNVKPMVEVKSRRVGGANYQVPVEVRPVRRLALSMRWIKEAARKRGEKSMAQRLANELLEATEGRGGAMKKRDEVHRMAEANKAFSHFRF; this is translated from the coding sequence ATGCCACGTCGTCGCGAAGTCCCTAAACGTGAAATCCTGCCGGATCCCAAGTTCGGCAATGTAGAGCTGTCCAAATTCATGAACGTGATCATGGAAGGCGGCAAGAAAGCTGTTGCAGAGCGCATCATCTACGGTGCACTGGAACTCATCGAAAAGAAGCACCCCGATAAAGATCCGGTGGAAGCATTCAGCGTTGCCATCAACAACGTCAAACCCATGGTGGAAGTGAAATCCCGCCGCGTGGGTGGTGCCAACTACCAGGTTCCGGTGGAAGTGCGCCCTGTCCGTCGTCTGGCTCTGTCCATGCGTTGGATCAAGGAAGCCGCACGCAAGCGTGGCGAAAAGTCCATGGCTCAACGTCTGGCCAACGAGTTGCTCGAAGCAACCGAAGGCCGTGGCGGCGCCATGAAAAAGCGTGATGAAGTTCACCGCATGGCTGAAGCCAACAAGGCCTTCTCTCACTTCCGCTTCTAA
- the rpsL gene encoding 30S ribosomal protein S12, with the protein MPTINQLVRQGREVETIKSKSPAMQNSPQRRGVCTRVYTTTPKKPNSALRKVAKVRLTNGFEVISYIGGEGHNLQEHSVVLVRGGRVKDLPGVRYHIVRGSLDLQGVKDRKQARSKYGAKKPKAK; encoded by the coding sequence ATGCCAACCATTAACCAGCTCGTGCGTCAAGGCCGTGAGGTCGAGACCATCAAGTCGAAGAGTCCTGCGATGCAGAACTCTCCGCAGCGTCGGGGTGTGTGCACTCGTGTGTACACCACAACGCCTAAGAAACCTAACTCCGCTCTGCGTAAAGTTGCCAAAGTGCGCTTGACCAACGGTTTTGAGGTCATTTCCTACATCGGCGGTGAAGGCCACAATCTGCAGGAGCACAGCGTGGTGCTGGTTCGTGGCGGTCGTGTCAAGGACTTGCCAGGTGTGCGTTACCACATCGTCCGCGGCTCGCTGGACTTGCAAGGCGTGAAAGACCGCAAGCAAGCCCGCTCCAAGTACGGTGCCAAGAAGCCCAAGGCCAAATAA
- a CDS encoding D-alanyl-D-alanine carboxypeptidase family protein — protein sequence MKLFLAALLVVLSFAAAAQMPQPPEVAARAYMLVDITANQVLAAKDIDAPVEPASLTKLMSAYLVFDALKSRKIDLKQTFGVSEGAWKMPGSRMFIDPKMQVPVEDLIQGMIVQSGNDATVALAEGVGGSVEKFVQMMNAQAKALGMKNTSYKNPEGMTEAGHTTTARDLGILATRLMADFPQYVGYYAIKNYRYPGTPAANSSNRNLLLFRDPTVDGLKTGHTDSAGYCMVATAKRDFPNLATAGAAPGTPAATGSRRLLSIVLGAESENARANESQKLLNWGYTAFEAVKLFNADQAVVEPAIWKGSSPTVRLGSSQSIIVAVPNGTATKVKTQVLRKDPLVAPVIKGQQVGTLRVTAGDLFVVDVPLVALDGVEQAGILGRAWDSVRLWIR from the coding sequence ATGAAATTATTTCTGGCCGCTCTCTTGGTTGTTCTGAGTTTCGCCGCGGCGGCGCAAATGCCCCAGCCGCCGGAAGTGGCAGCTCGAGCCTATATGTTGGTGGACATCACAGCCAACCAAGTTCTGGCCGCGAAGGATATTGATGCACCGGTGGAGCCTGCATCACTCACCAAGCTGATGTCGGCCTATCTGGTGTTCGACGCACTGAAATCCAGGAAGATTGACCTCAAGCAAACCTTTGGAGTCAGTGAGGGGGCCTGGAAGATGCCGGGTTCCCGCATGTTCATTGATCCCAAGATGCAGGTGCCAGTGGAGGACTTGATTCAGGGCATGATTGTTCAAAGCGGCAACGATGCCACCGTGGCGTTGGCTGAAGGTGTGGGCGGCTCGGTCGAAAAATTCGTCCAAATGATGAATGCGCAGGCCAAGGCACTGGGTATGAAGAACACGAGTTACAAGAACCCGGAAGGCATGACCGAGGCGGGTCACACCACCACGGCGCGCGATCTGGGTATTCTTGCAACCCGTCTGATGGCCGATTTCCCGCAATACGTCGGCTACTACGCAATCAAGAATTACCGCTATCCCGGTACGCCAGCGGCCAATAGCAGCAACCGCAATCTGCTCCTTTTTCGCGATCCAACTGTGGATGGTCTGAAGACCGGTCATACGGATTCAGCAGGCTATTGCATGGTTGCCACCGCAAAACGTGACTTTCCGAATCTGGCCACTGCCGGCGCAGCGCCGGGCACACCGGCTGCGACCGGAAGCCGTCGGTTGCTGTCAATCGTTCTGGGCGCGGAGAGTGAAAATGCACGTGCAAATGAGTCGCAGAAGTTACTGAACTGGGGCTACACGGCTTTCGAGGCGGTCAAGCTGTTCAATGCTGACCAAGCGGTTGTGGAGCCCGCCATCTGGAAAGGCAGTTCGCCCACGGTGAGGTTGGGCAGCAGCCAGTCCATCATCGTGGCCGTGCCCAACGGCACCGCCACCAAGGTGAAAACCCAGGTCTTGCGCAAGGATCCCCTGGTAGCCCCGGTCATCAAGGGGCAGCAAGTCGGCACGCTGCGCGTTACCGCAGGAGACCTATTCGTGGTCGATGTGCCGCTGGTGGCGTTGGATGGGGTCGAGCAGGCCGGCATCCTGGGCCGCGCCTGGGACTCCGTGCGTCTGTGGATCCGGTAG
- a CDS encoding alpha/beta fold hydrolase, protein MKASTRKITLLGPAGVLEAAVDEPASETVRGVAIIAHPHPLFGGTMDNKVVQTVARAFVQCGWRAVRFNFRGVGGSAGVYDEGRGELQDLLAVLEDQAPQGPLALAGFSFGAFVTSTAVAQLWPHRDIEKLVLVGTAASRFGVAPIATDLHARTLVVHGEVDDTVPLTSVMDWARPQNLPVTVIPGVEHFFHGQLPLLRGLVARHVMSSLPPV, encoded by the coding sequence GTGAAGGCTTCCACACGCAAAATCACGTTACTGGGTCCAGCGGGTGTACTGGAAGCGGCGGTGGACGAGCCCGCCAGCGAAACCGTACGTGGCGTGGCAATCATTGCCCATCCCCATCCTTTGTTTGGTGGCACCATGGACAACAAGGTGGTGCAGACCGTGGCGCGCGCCTTTGTGCAGTGTGGCTGGCGTGCGGTGCGCTTCAATTTCCGTGGGGTGGGCGGTAGTGCCGGGGTGTACGACGAAGGGCGCGGAGAGTTGCAGGACCTGTTGGCCGTTCTGGAAGACCAGGCACCCCAAGGGCCTTTGGCGCTTGCAGGATTTTCATTTGGGGCATTTGTCACCAGCACGGCGGTGGCGCAACTTTGGCCGCATCGCGACATCGAAAAACTGGTGTTGGTAGGTACTGCCGCCAGCCGTTTTGGCGTGGCACCGATTGCCACGGATCTGCATGCGCGTACGCTGGTGGTTCACGGTGAGGTGGACGACACGGTGCCTCTAACGTCAGTGATGGACTGGGCACGTCCCCAGAATCTTCCGGTAACTGTAATTCCAGGGGTCGAACATTTCTTTCACGGACAATTGCCACTGTTGCGCGGGCTGGTCGCCCGACACGTCATGAGTTCGCTACCCCCTGTGTGA
- a CDS encoding (2Fe-2S) ferredoxin domain-containing protein, with protein sequence MPETTTTARSYYERHIFFCLNERKNGEACCAQFKAQEAFDHCKSLVKAAGLNGPGQVRVNKAGCLDRCAAGPVAVIYPEAVWYSYVDNADIEEIVESHLKNGKVVERLLTPPHLGR encoded by the coding sequence ATGCCCGAAACCACTACGACTGCGCGTTCCTATTACGAGCGCCATATTTTTTTCTGCCTCAACGAACGCAAGAACGGTGAAGCTTGTTGTGCACAGTTCAAAGCCCAGGAGGCCTTCGACCACTGCAAGTCCCTGGTGAAGGCTGCGGGCCTGAATGGACCGGGCCAGGTGCGGGTCAACAAAGCCGGTTGCCTGGACCGCTGTGCGGCAGGCCCGGTGGCCGTCATCTATCCCGAGGCAGTCTGGTACAGCTACGTGGACAACGCCGATATTGAAGAGATCGTCGAATCGCATCTCAAGAATGGCAAAGTGGTGGAGCGACTGCTGACCCCACCACACCTGGGACGGTAA
- a CDS encoding VanZ family protein → MHKTAATPLALMYAVLIVYASLYPFADWRDQGIDAWAFLLAPWPRYWTGFDVAVNVAGYIPFGGLLMLSALRSGRLRHPLMLTFLCASLLSLGMETLQSYLPVRVASREDWLLNSAGAWVGAFITLGLERWGAIDRWTDFRKRWFFESYRGGVVLIATWPLALLFPPAVPFGLGQIFERIEAQLADRLADTPFLDWLPVREVELQPLLPSAELVCVLLGLLIPCLVGFCVIRPGFRRLLFAPLFIGVGVLVAALSALLSWGPDHAWAWLDLPTQVALVAAVILASFLSFVPARASPALVLLGLGLYLSILNQAPENPYFAQTLQEWEQGRFVRFNGLAQWLGWLWPYAVLVYAVSMIWRRNPNP, encoded by the coding sequence ATGCACAAGACCGCGGCCACGCCACTGGCGTTGATGTATGCGGTGCTGATTGTCTACGCCAGCCTTTATCCATTTGCAGACTGGCGCGATCAGGGGATAGACGCCTGGGCGTTCTTGCTGGCGCCCTGGCCTCGGTATTGGACTGGATTTGATGTGGCAGTCAATGTGGCGGGCTACATTCCGTTTGGCGGCCTGTTGATGCTGAGCGCGCTGCGGTCCGGGCGTCTGAGGCACCCGCTGATGCTGACTTTTCTTTGCGCCTCGCTGCTTTCCCTGGGAATGGAAACCCTGCAAAGCTACCTGCCTGTGCGCGTGGCTTCGCGCGAAGACTGGCTGCTCAATTCGGCCGGAGCCTGGGTCGGTGCCTTCATCACGTTGGGTTTGGAGCGGTGGGGGGCGATAGATCGCTGGACTGACTTTCGCAAGCGCTGGTTTTTCGAGTCGTATCGTGGTGGCGTTGTGCTGATTGCAACCTGGCCGCTGGCGCTCCTGTTTCCGCCTGCAGTTCCGTTTGGACTGGGGCAGATCTTTGAACGGATCGAAGCGCAGTTGGCAGACCGGCTTGCCGATACGCCGTTTCTGGACTGGCTTCCCGTACGGGAGGTTGAGTTGCAGCCCCTGCTTCCCAGTGCCGAACTGGTCTGTGTTCTGCTGGGGCTGTTGATTCCTTGCCTGGTGGGCTTTTGCGTAATCCGTCCGGGCTTCAGGCGGCTGCTTTTCGCGCCGTTGTTCATTGGCGTGGGTGTGTTGGTAGCAGCGCTTTCCGCGCTGCTGAGCTGGGGGCCGGACCATGCCTGGGCTTGGCTGGACCTGCCCACACAGGTGGCCTTGGTGGCAGCGGTCATTCTGGCTTCGTTTCTTTCGTTTGTGCCGGCGCGAGCCAGTCCTGCGCTGGTGCTGCTGGGGCTGGGGCTGTACTTGAGCATCCTGAATCAGGCTCCAGAGAACCCCTATTTCGCACAGACTCTGCAAGAGTGGGAACAGGGGCGATTCGTCCGCTTCAACGGGCTTGCTCAATGGTTGGGTTGGTTATGGCCTTACGCCGTTTTGGTGTATGCCGTATCGATGATCTGGCGCCGCAATCCGAATCCCTAA
- a CDS encoding CopD family protein: protein MLWIKSFHIVFVASWFAGLFYLPRIFVNLAMVPKGSDAEFARLMLMARKLMRFSHMLMVPALGFGLWTWGLYGFAYGMGNGQGMGWMHIKLFLVVLAVAYHVVCAFILRSFEVGREAHGHVWFRWFNEIPVLLLTAIVILVVVKPF from the coding sequence ATGCTCTGGATAAAGTCCTTTCACATAGTCTTTGTGGCCAGCTGGTTTGCCGGGCTGTTCTACCTTCCGCGCATTTTTGTCAATCTGGCCATGGTCCCCAAGGGCTCGGACGCTGAGTTCGCCCGTCTGATGTTGATGGCCCGCAAGCTGATGCGCTTCAGCCACATGCTGATGGTGCCGGCGCTGGGTTTTGGCCTGTGGACTTGGGGGCTTTACGGTTTTGCATATGGCATGGGCAATGGTCAAGGAATGGGCTGGATGCACATCAAGTTGTTCCTGGTCGTGCTGGCCGTGGCGTACCACGTCGTGTGTGCCTTCATCCTGCGCAGTTTCGAAGTGGGGCGTGAGGCGCACGGCCACGTCTGGTTCCGCTGGTTCAACGAGATCCCTGTGCTGCTGCTGACTGCCATCGTCATCTTGGTAGTTGTCAAGCCGTTCTGA
- the hemB gene encoding porphobilinogen synthase: MTNYAPYPAGRPRRLRRDTFTRNLVRENNLTAHDLIYPVFVVDGQGQRVPIGSMPGVERLSLDLLLPVAEECVKLEIPVMALFPVIDQSLKDYRGSEALNPDGLIPRVVRALKKEFPDLGVMTDVALDPYTSHGQDGLPDTRPETEGYILNDETVEVLVQQAMAQARAGVDIVAPSDMMDGRIGAIRTALEAEKLVHTRIMAYSAKYASAFYGPFRDAVGSASNLGKSNKKVYQMDPANTDEALREVAMDIAEGADMVMVKPGMPYLDVVRRVKDEFRIPTFAYQVSGEYAMLKAAAANGWLDHDAVMLESLLAFKRAGADGVLTYFARDVARLLRNR; this comes from the coding sequence ATGACCAACTATGCCCCCTACCCCGCCGGACGCCCCCGTCGTCTGCGCCGCGATACGTTTACCCGCAACCTGGTACGTGAAAACAACCTGACAGCACATGACCTGATTTATCCGGTCTTTGTGGTGGATGGGCAGGGGCAACGGGTTCCCATCGGTTCCATGCCCGGCGTGGAACGGCTCAGCCTGGACCTGCTGCTGCCAGTCGCTGAGGAATGCGTCAAACTGGAAATTCCGGTGATGGCATTGTTCCCCGTCATCGACCAGTCCCTCAAGGACTACCGTGGTAGTGAGGCGCTCAATCCCGATGGTCTCATTCCCCGTGTGGTCCGCGCGCTGAAGAAGGAGTTCCCCGATCTGGGCGTCATGACCGATGTGGCACTGGACCCCTACACCAGCCATGGCCAGGACGGCCTGCCCGACACCCGCCCGGAGACGGAGGGCTACATCCTGAACGACGAGACCGTGGAAGTGCTTGTGCAGCAAGCCATGGCCCAGGCCCGTGCAGGAGTGGACATCGTTGCCCCTAGCGACATGATGGACGGGCGCATAGGCGCCATCCGTACCGCACTGGAAGCAGAGAAGCTGGTACACACCCGCATCATGGCCTACAGCGCCAAGTACGCCAGCGCCTTTTACGGCCCCTTCCGCGACGCTGTGGGCTCGGCCTCCAATCTGGGCAAGAGCAACAAGAAGGTCTATCAGATGGACCCTGCCAATACCGACGAAGCCTTGCGCGAGGTCGCCATGGACATTGCAGAAGGCGCCGACATGGTGATGGTCAAGCCCGGCATGCCCTATCTGGACGTGGTGCGTCGCGTCAAGGATGAGTTCCGCATCCCTACTTTTGCCTACCAGGTCTCCGGCGAATACGCCATGCTCAAAGCTGCAGCGGCCAATGGCTGGCTGGACCATGATGCCGTCATGCTGGAAAGCCTGCTGGCCTTCAAGCGTGCCGGTGCCGACGGTGTGTTGACCTACTTCGCTCGCGACGTCGCCCGGCTGCTACGCAACCGCTAA
- a CDS encoding magnesium transporter CorA family protein gives MRIFQIQSTGAMEGGDLQSLLQADPPANGFVWISCTRKEFETQLSTIQSVLQTLCGQALLDLHVSDLLNQQLPSHYDYTSQYDMVVFRRLATSHATATRVEGGVKPALALAKGGPPILRRIDTNPVGFAVFDRVLLTVHPEDCLVRDAYASKLTQVGGSPDLRVTGTRFPGSPADLMLRIVNLMVDGYLALRREMTHQLDHWQTELLSPKARFANWGALLDARLALHQLDEICEDQHACIQDWIEAIKTWPDADTPADARERELLQVRSRDVLEHIERVVHHVRRLEQSAETAVQMHFSAQSHRTNDIMRTLTALTAIFLPLNLIAAIFGMNFDSIPLLHVHSGFWWAMGSMVTIAAALSLVFWRKRYISRTASH, from the coding sequence ATGCGCATCTTTCAGATCCAAAGCACGGGCGCAATGGAGGGCGGGGACTTGCAAAGCCTGTTGCAGGCGGACCCGCCCGCCAACGGGTTCGTCTGGATCAGCTGCACCCGCAAGGAATTTGAAACACAGCTGAGCACCATCCAGTCGGTGTTGCAGACACTGTGTGGCCAGGCCCTGCTGGACCTGCACGTATCCGACCTGCTGAACCAGCAGTTGCCCTCCCACTACGACTACACCTCGCAATATGACATGGTGGTGTTCCGACGCCTGGCGACCTCCCACGCCACCGCCACGCGCGTGGAAGGCGGCGTCAAACCGGCTTTGGCATTGGCCAAGGGTGGGCCGCCCATCCTGCGGCGCATAGATACCAATCCGGTGGGGTTTGCGGTGTTTGATCGCGTGTTGCTGACCGTCCATCCCGAAGACTGTCTGGTTCGAGATGCTTATGCGAGCAAGCTGACCCAGGTCGGCGGCAGCCCCGATCTGCGCGTCACGGGCACGCGTTTCCCGGGCAGCCCGGCGGACTTGATGCTGCGCATTGTCAATCTGATGGTGGACGGCTATCTGGCCCTGCGCCGGGAAATGACGCACCAGCTGGACCATTGGCAGACCGAGCTGCTCAGCCCCAAGGCACGCTTTGCGAACTGGGGAGCGCTGTTGGATGCACGTCTCGCATTGCACCAACTGGACGAGATCTGTGAAGACCAGCATGCCTGCATCCAGGACTGGATCGAGGCCATCAAGACCTGGCCGGACGCCGACACGCCGGCAGATGCGCGCGAACGCGAATTGCTGCAGGTGCGCAGCCGCGATGTGCTGGAGCATATTGAGCGCGTAGTGCACCACGTGCGCCGCCTGGAACAGAGCGCCGAAACCGCGGTGCAGATGCACTTCAGCGCGCAGAGCCACCGCACCAATGACATCATGCGCACGCTCACGGCGCTGACCGCCATCTTCCTGCCATTGAATCTGATCGCCGCCATATTCGGCATGAACTTTGACTCCATCCCGCTGCTCCATGTGCACAGCGGTTTCTGGTGGGCCATGGGCAGCATGGTCACCATTGCAGCTGCTCTGAGTCTGGTGTTTTGGCGCAAGCGATACATCTCGCGCACGGCCTCGCACTGA
- a CDS encoding glycine betaine/L-proline ABC transporter ATP-binding protein codes for MQMLQRGQSKDQIFQQTGMVVGVKDANFHVNEGEIFVLMGLSGSGKSTLIRLLNRLVDPTHGQILVGGHDVATMSKQALINLRRKDLAMVFQSFALLPHLSVLRNTAFGLEVAGVDRKTREKRAMEVLDQVGLKAFAQRMPAELSGGMQQRVGLARALAVDPSLMLMDEAFSALDPLKRTEMQELLLKLQAEQQRTIVFVSHDLDEAFHIGNRIAIMEGGRIVQIGTPDEILRNPSDEYVRAFFKGVDVNKYLVAKDVASADETLVFQPGADAKADMRTAIAKLRETQRHYAFAVGNDGRLLGTVSIDSMFRALEADSNHLAAAFLQHIASVPSTMVLKELIGRLVRNPVPLPVVDANNIYLGAVTQTILLKKLVEEVEATHE; via the coding sequence ATGCAGATGCTGCAACGGGGCCAGAGCAAGGACCAGATCTTTCAGCAAACCGGCATGGTGGTCGGGGTCAAGGATGCCAACTTCCACGTCAATGAGGGCGAGATCTTTGTGCTCATGGGCCTCTCCGGTTCCGGCAAATCCACCCTGATCCGCCTGCTCAACCGTCTGGTCGACCCCACGCACGGGCAGATTCTGGTGGGCGGCCACGACGTTGCCACCATGAGCAAGCAGGCATTGATCAACCTGCGCCGCAAGGACTTGGCCATGGTGTTCCAGTCGTTTGCGCTATTGCCTCACCTCTCGGTTTTGCGCAATACCGCCTTCGGCCTGGAAGTCGCCGGCGTGGATCGCAAGACGCGCGAAAAACGCGCCATGGAAGTGCTGGACCAGGTGGGCCTGAAAGCCTTTGCCCAGCGTATGCCCGCCGAACTGTCTGGCGGCATGCAGCAGCGCGTCGGTCTGGCGCGTGCGTTGGCGGTAGACCCGTCACTCATGCTGATGGACGAAGCTTTTTCAGCCCTGGACCCACTCAAGCGCACCGAGATGCAGGAACTGCTGCTCAAGCTGCAGGCTGAGCAACAGCGCACCATCGTCTTCGTCTCGCACGACCTGGACGAAGCCTTTCACATCGGCAACCGCATTGCCATCATGGAAGGCGGTCGCATTGTGCAGATCGGCACGCCCGATGAAATCCTGCGCAACCCCAGCGACGAATATGTGCGCGCCTTCTTCAAGGGCGTGGACGTCAACAAGTACCTGGTCGCCAAGGACGTGGCCAGCGCGGACGAGACCCTGGTCTTCCAACCCGGTGCCGACGCCAAAGCCGATATGCGCACCGCCATCGCGAAACTGCGCGAAACGCAACGCCACTATGCTTTTGCCGTAGGCAACGATGGGCGGCTGCTGGGCACGGTTTCCATCGACTCCATGTTCCGCGCGCTGGAAGCCGACTCCAACCATCTGGCGGCAGCCTTCCTGCAACACATTGCCTCGGTTCCCTCCACCATGGTGCTCAAGGAACTGATCGGGCGCCTGGTGCGCAACCCGGTGCCATTGCCCGTGGTGGACGCCAACAATATCTATCTGGGCGCCGTGACCCAGACCATCTTGCTGAAAAAACTCGTAGAAGAAGTAGAGGCCACCCATGAGTGA
- a CDS encoding proline/glycine betaine ABC transporter permease, translated as MSDTLPLGEFVDRAVKFVVDNDGGTLEQLGSGIGTLTEALETALQAIPMPVVAAVLVGVGFWRLGWKFALFCLACCYVINGTGFWPQTMVTLALIIAATFISLVLGLPLGIWAARNDRVAAIVRPTLDFMQTMPAFVYLIPAAMLFGLGRVPGVLSTVIFAMPPVVRLTALGIRQVNKEQVEAGITFGCTPTQVLFKVQIPGAMPSIMAGINQTIMMALSMVIIASMVGAGGLGNDVLASIQRLDIGLGFESGLAVVLLAIMLDRITETFGEQGKRRTLRDKLGLKPKVDGP; from the coding sequence ATGAGTGACACATTGCCCTTGGGCGAATTCGTAGATCGCGCCGTCAAGTTTGTCGTGGACAACGACGGCGGCACGCTGGAGCAACTGGGCTCGGGCATCGGCACCCTCACCGAAGCGCTGGAAACTGCGCTGCAGGCCATTCCCATGCCTGTAGTGGCGGCCGTGTTGGTGGGCGTAGGCTTTTGGCGCCTGGGCTGGAAATTCGCCCTGTTCTGCCTGGCCTGCTGCTATGTAATCAACGGTACCGGCTTCTGGCCTCAAACCATGGTGACGCTGGCGCTCATCATTGCCGCGACCTTTATCAGCCTGGTGTTGGGACTGCCGCTGGGCATCTGGGCCGCACGCAATGACCGGGTGGCCGCCATCGTGCGCCCTACTCTGGACTTCATGCAGACCATGCCGGCGTTTGTGTACCTGATCCCTGCGGCCATGCTGTTCGGCCTGGGACGCGTGCCTGGCGTACTCTCCACCGTGATCTTCGCCATGCCACCGGTAGTGCGCCTCACCGCCCTGGGCATCCGCCAGGTCAACAAGGAGCAAGTAGAAGCGGGCATCACTTTTGGCTGCACGCCTACGCAAGTACTGTTCAAGGTGCAGATCCCCGGCGCCATGCCATCCATCATGGCGGGCATCAACCAGACCATCATGATGGCGCTCTCCATGGTCATCATCGCCTCCATGGTGGGTGCGGGCGGGCTGGGCAACGACGTCCTGGCCAGTATCCAACGGCTGGATATCGGCCTGGGCTTTGAATCCGGCCTGGCCGTGGTGCTGTTGGCCATCATGCTGGATCGCATCACCGAAACCTTCGGAGAACAAGGCAAACGCCGCACACTCAGGGATAAACTCGGGCTTAAACCCAAAGTCGATGGCCCTTGA
- a CDS encoding GlxA family transcriptional regulator — MDLPAKRPNRPLPKHRFVFLTLQNYSLIALSSAVEALRMANRVAEQDVYEWTLASLDGQPTPASNGLSMSPTVAIEDIGPANIVFVCGGVNVEQAVTPELIAALRRFAQRLVPLGSLCTGGYALAKAGLLDKYKAVVHWENMSALEEQFPAVQFSKQLYAIDRDRYTCSGGIAPLDLMLNIIKDHLGRDIAPQISDQFILDRIRSDQDRQHVPLLARVGLFHENLIEAAALMEANLEEPLSLDEIAKLVGVSRRQIERLFKRYVGEVPTKYYLDMRLRRARGLLLQTSMSIMEVAVACGFQSPPHFSKCYRDLFGHTPSAERRNSRRVAIGDLPLEADDDIATEY, encoded by the coding sequence ATGGATTTGCCTGCTAAACGCCCGAACCGGCCCCTTCCAAAGCACCGATTCGTATTCCTGACGCTGCAGAATTACTCTCTGATTGCGCTGTCCAGCGCGGTCGAGGCGTTGCGCATGGCCAACCGGGTTGCTGAACAGGACGTGTATGAGTGGACGTTGGCCAGCCTGGACGGCCAACCCACACCCGCCAGCAATGGTCTGTCCATGTCGCCCACGGTGGCCATTGAAGACATTGGTCCGGCCAACATTGTGTTCGTCTGCGGCGGCGTCAACGTCGAGCAGGCCGTCACTCCGGAACTCATTGCCGCCCTGCGCCGCTTTGCGCAACGTCTGGTGCCGCTGGGCTCGCTGTGCACCGGCGGCTACGCCCTGGCCAAGGCTGGCTTGCTGGACAAATACAAGGCCGTGGTGCACTGGGAAAACATGTCGGCGCTGGAAGAGCAATTCCCCGCCGTGCAGTTCTCCAAGCAGCTCTACGCCATTGACCGGGACCGCTACACCTGCTCGGGCGGGATTGCGCCGCTGGACTTGATGCTCAACATCATCAAGGACCATCTGGGTCGCGATATTGCGCCGCAGATTTCCGACCAGTTCATCCTGGACCGCATCCGCAGTGACCAAGACCGCCAGCATGTGCCCCTGCTGGCCCGCGTCGGCCTGTTCCATGAGAACCTAATCGAAGCGGCCGCCCTGATGGAGGCCAATCTGGAGGAACCCCTGTCGCTGGACGAGATTGCCAAATTGGTGGGCGTTTCGCGCCGCCAGATTGAGCGGCTGTTCAAGCGATATGTGGGCGAGGTTCCGACCAAGTACTACCTGGACATGCGCCTGCGCCGCGCCCGCGGCCTGCTGCTGCAGACTTCCATGTCCATCATGGAAGTGGCGGTGGCTTGCGGCTTCCAATCCCCGCCGCACTTTTCCAAGTGCTACCGCGACTTGTTTGGCCACACCCCCAGCGCCGAACGCCGTAACAGCCGCCGGGTTGCCATAGGCGACCTGCCGCTCGAAGCGGACGACGACATCGCCACCGAATACTGA